A single Cnuibacter physcomitrellae DNA region contains:
- a CDS encoding MoaD/ThiS family protein has protein sequence MSVVTLRYFAAAKATLGRGRDELDAAGRSIADLLHEVAATATGGSPAEAEAVLARCSFLLNRSATTDRARILADGDSLDVLPPFAGG, from the coding sequence ATGAGCGTGGTCACCCTCCGCTACTTCGCCGCCGCCAAGGCCACCCTCGGGCGCGGGCGCGACGAGCTCGACGCCGCCGGCCGCTCGATCGCGGACCTGCTGCACGAGGTCGCCGCCACCGCCACGGGAGGGTCACCGGCCGAGGCCGAGGCCGTCCTGGCGCGGTGCTCCTTCCTGCTCAACCGTTCGGCCACCACGGACCGCGCGCGCATCCTCGCCGACGGGGACTCGCTCGACGTCCTCCCTCCCTTCGCGGGCGGCTGA
- the moaA gene encoding GTP 3',8-cyclase MoaA: MTVALGIPALRVGVPAGASADAGSATEPPAGGVAARPRDAGAGLSDRFGRVATDLRVSLTDRCNLRCTYCMPAEGLPFLPRPALMSRTEIVRLVRLAAEHLGVRQVRFTGGEPLLRADLVDIVREVAALDPRPEISLTTNAIGLASRAAALAEAGLDRVNVSLDSIEPATFEAITRRPFLDRVLAGIDAVRSAGLLSTKVNAVLMRGVNDHQAVDLLDWALAGGHQLRFIEQMPLDADHSWSRTDMITAAEIRGLLEERYRLAPDDAPRDGAPAELYRVYDGERMLGRVGVIASVTEAFCSDCRRTRLTAEGRVRSCLFSHTETDLLEPMRSGASDDDLADLWRAAMWAKPAGHGLDDPTFAQPARTMSAIGG, translated from the coding sequence ATGACGGTCGCGCTCGGGATCCCCGCCCTTCGCGTGGGCGTGCCCGCGGGCGCGAGCGCCGACGCGGGCAGCGCCACCGAGCCGCCCGCCGGCGGCGTCGCGGCACGGCCGCGGGACGCCGGAGCGGGGCTGAGCGACCGGTTCGGACGGGTCGCCACCGACCTCCGGGTCTCGCTCACCGACCGCTGCAACCTGCGCTGCACGTACTGCATGCCCGCCGAGGGGCTGCCGTTCCTCCCCCGCCCGGCGCTGATGTCGCGGACCGAGATCGTGCGGCTCGTGCGCCTCGCGGCCGAGCACCTCGGCGTGCGGCAGGTGCGCTTCACCGGCGGCGAGCCGCTCCTGCGGGCCGACCTCGTCGACATCGTCCGCGAGGTCGCGGCGCTCGACCCCCGCCCGGAGATCTCGCTCACCACGAACGCCATCGGCCTCGCGTCGCGCGCGGCCGCTCTGGCCGAGGCCGGCCTCGACCGCGTCAACGTCTCGCTCGACTCGATCGAGCCCGCCACGTTCGAGGCGATCACCCGGCGTCCGTTCCTCGATCGGGTGCTCGCCGGGATCGATGCCGTCCGGTCGGCGGGGCTGTTGTCCACGAAGGTGAACGCCGTCCTGATGCGCGGGGTCAACGACCACCAGGCCGTCGACCTGCTCGACTGGGCGCTGGCCGGCGGCCACCAGCTGCGGTTCATCGAGCAGATGCCTCTCGACGCCGACCACTCCTGGAGCCGCACCGACATGATCACGGCGGCCGAGATCCGCGGGCTGCTCGAGGAGCGGTACCGGCTCGCACCCGACGACGCGCCCCGCGACGGAGCCCCCGCCGAGCTGTACCGCGTCTACGACGGCGAGCGGATGCTCGGCAGGGTCGGTGTCATCGCCTCCGTCACCGAGGCGTTCTGCTCCGACTGCCGCCGGACCCGCCTCACCGCGGAGGGCCGGGTGCGCAGCTGCCTCTTCTCGCACACGGAGACCGACCTGCTCGAGCCGATGCGCTCCGGCGCCTCCGACGACGACCTCGCCGACCTGTGGCGCGCGGCCATGTGGGCGAAGCCCGCCGGCCACGGACTCGACGACCCCACGTTCGCGCAGCCCGCCCGCACCATGAGCGCGATCGGCGGATGA